The following are encoded together in the Mesoplasma sp. JKS002658 genome:
- the der gene encoding ribosome biogenesis GTPase Der → MAKQKGIVAIVGRPNTGKSSLFNRIIQEKKAIVEDKSGVTRDRIYGHSEWLTRQFMVIDTGGITLSDQPFAQEIRIQAEIAMQEADVIIFVLDYKTGITPDDEMVAKILYRTHKPVILAVNKYDHHTNDYQGYEYLSLGFDEPILISSTHGIGIGDLLDKVVHQLPTGEEKTDENQTRIAIIGKPNVGKSSLVNSILGQERMIVSDVAGTTRDAVDSVIKRDGKEYVLIDTAGLRRKGKIYEDIEKYSYLRTAAAINSADIVLLILDLSVKISDQDTNIGGIAFDEKKPIIIIGNKWDLIPDKEKAINHQTEEIRAYFKYLQYAKIIFVSATEKTRVYKIFDAVDEVNNALKRKIRTSVLNEVLNKAQLLNPAPNHNGGRLKIYYGSQVQAYLPTFVMFVNDPAYVHFSYKRYLENQIRLQFGFEGVPINIIFRERK, encoded by the coding sequence ATGGCAAAGCAAAAAGGCATCGTGGCGATTGTTGGTCGTCCCAATACTGGTAAGTCATCGTTATTTAACCGAATTATCCAAGAAAAAAAAGCAATTGTTGAAGATAAAAGCGGAGTGACTAGAGACCGGATTTATGGCCATAGTGAGTGATTAACACGTCAGTTTATGGTAATTGACACAGGAGGAATCACCCTATCAGATCAGCCTTTTGCTCAAGAAATAAGAATACAAGCAGAAATTGCGATGCAAGAAGCTGATGTCATTATTTTTGTTTTAGACTATAAAACCGGGATTACTCCTGATGATGAAATGGTTGCTAAAATTTTATATCGTACTCATAAACCAGTCATTTTGGCAGTCAATAAGTATGACCACCATACTAATGACTATCAAGGGTATGAATATTTGAGTTTAGGATTTGATGAACCGATTTTAATTTCTTCGACTCATGGAATTGGAATTGGGGATTTGTTAGATAAAGTTGTGCACCAGTTGCCAACTGGAGAAGAAAAAACCGATGAGAATCAAACTCGAATAGCAATTATTGGTAAACCAAATGTTGGTAAATCTTCGTTGGTTAATTCAATTCTTGGTCAAGAACGAATGATTGTTTCTGATGTGGCAGGAACAACTAGGGATGCAGTCGATAGTGTAATTAAAAGAGATGGCAAAGAATATGTTTTGATTGATACAGCTGGTTTGAGACGTAAAGGAAAAATTTATGAAGATATAGAAAAGTACAGTTACTTAAGAACAGCTGCAGCAATTAATAGTGCTGATATTGTTCTTTTAATTTTAGATTTGTCAGTAAAAATTAGTGATCAAGATACCAATATTGGAGGGATTGCTTTTGATGAAAAAAAACCAATTATTATCATTGGAAATAAATGGGATTTAATCCCTGATAAAGAAAAAGCTATCAACCACCAAACTGAAGAAATTCGTGCTTATTTTAAATACTTACAGTATGCTAAAATTATTTTCGTTTCTGCTACGGAAAAAACTCGGGTTTATAAAATTTTTGATGCAGTTGATGAAGTTAACAACGCTTTAAAACGTAAGATTAGAACTAGTGTTTTAAATGAGGTTTTGAATAAAGCTCAATTACTAAATCCTGCTCCTAATCATAATGGTGGTAGATTGAAGATTTATTATGGTTCGCAAGTACAAGCTTATTTACCAACCTTTGTAATGTTTGTAAATGATCCTGCTTATGTTCATTTTTCTTATAAACGTTATCTTGAGAATCAAATTCGGTTACAGTTTGGTTTCGAGGGCGTTCCTATTAATATTATTTTTCGAGAAAGGAAATAA
- a CDS encoding NAD(P)H-dependent glycerol-3-phosphate dehydrogenase: protein MKKTIAIIGTGAYGTALANVLADKGHQVIMYGIVSSQVDDLNLNHENGQFFPGVKLNKNIKATTDLVACLENAQYIILGVPTKALSNVLDEINKYLKHEVVVINTAKGFDDQNVDLLSKMIVDKLKKSGYLKGYCGLYGPSIASEIVDRKPTFVNVASDRFELAEQIAEEFSNEYFFAKPSDDLPGCEVSAALKNVIAICAGMFDGMELGDNAHASLLCLGLNEIMIMAEQFGAKTDTFTNFATMGDLILTASTKKSRNFTFGKMIIETGSTTQAQERYGLTVEGVQSAEVAHKICLKYQISSPLFRSIYEIIYKNKNPHTLLNTLFVLY, encoded by the coding sequence ATGAAAAAAACGATTGCTATCATTGGAACAGGAGCTTATGGAACTGCTCTTGCCAATGTTCTTGCTGATAAGGGTCATCAAGTAATTATGTACGGAATTGTTTCATCTCAAGTTGATGATTTGAATTTAAATCATGAAAATGGACAATTTTTTCCTGGAGTTAAATTAAATAAAAATATTAAAGCAACAACAGATTTGGTCGCTTGTTTGGAAAACGCCCAATATATTATTCTAGGAGTGCCAACCAAAGCATTATCAAATGTTCTTGATGAAATTAATAAATATTTAAAACATGAAGTTGTCGTTATTAATACTGCAAAAGGATTTGACGATCAAAACGTTGATTTATTAAGTAAGATGATTGTAGATAAGTTGAAAAAATCTGGTTATTTAAAAGGTTATTGTGGTTTGTATGGTCCAAGTATTGCTAGTGAGATTGTTGATCGCAAACCAACCTTTGTTAATGTTGCTTCAGATCGATTCGAGTTAGCTGAACAAATTGCTGAAGAGTTTTCTAATGAATACTTTTTTGCCAAACCATCTGATGACTTACCAGGGTGTGAAGTTTCAGCGGCCTTGAAAAATGTGATTGCCATTTGTGCGGGAATGTTTGATGGAATGGAACTTGGTGATAATGCTCACGCTAGTTTATTGTGTTTGGGATTAAATGAAATCATGATTATGGCTGAACAATTTGGTGCCAAAACTGACACGTTTACAAACTTTGCAACGATGGGAGATTTGATTTTGACCGCTTCTACAAAGAAATCACGAAATTTTACCTTCGGAAAAATGATTATTGAAACTGGTTCGACCACGCAAGCTCAAGAGCGTTACGGACTGACTGTTGAAGGGGTACAAAGTGCCGAAGTAGCACATAAAATCTGTCTTAAATACCAAATTTCTTCGCCTTTGTTTAGGTCTATTTATGAGATAATTTATAAGAATAAGAACCCACACACGTTATTAAATACACTTTTTGTCTTATATTAA
- a CDS encoding HU family DNA-binding protein, whose amino-acid sequence MTKKELAEKIAETHDLSKAESEKIISSVFDEISAALKSNTEVAIPGFGKFSVSQRAARQGLNPRTREKITIPASKSAKFKSAKQLKETINN is encoded by the coding sequence ATGACTAAAAAAGAATTAGCTGAAAAAATTGCTGAAACTCATGATTTAAGTAAAGCAGAATCAGAAAAAATTATCAGTTCAGTTTTTGATGAAATTAGTGCTGCTCTAAAAAGCAATACTGAAGTAGCTATTCCTGGTTTTGGAAAATTTAGCGTTAGCCAAAGAGCTGCACGTCAAGGTTTAAATCCTCGTACTAGAGAAAAAATTACTATTCCTGCTTCAAAATCTGCGAAATTTAAATCTGCTAAACAACTAAAAGAAACTATTAATAATTAA
- a CDS encoding DnaD family protein has translation MIVELLKKNLIDKKTFLLMNYQKVDLNELQLTIVLLTLELSGQNGGKKVVTSGDLGLYMSLSPSQIDNEMDDLIQKGLVKITSKSIDFTSLFLSIAVCLDNLEVEKFQNTQQDFFSQISQDLGENLTFEQISFLSQTIYEDLTLEQVLGFSHQKNINNFDDLRTKINQEISKKPKALFKYNWLNS, from the coding sequence ATGATTGTTGAATTATTAAAGAAAAATTTGATTGATAAAAAAACCTTTTTGTTAATGAATTATCAAAAGGTTGATCTGAATGAATTACAGTTAACGATTGTTTTATTAACTTTAGAACTGTCTGGTCAAAATGGTGGCAAAAAAGTTGTTACTTCTGGAGATCTTGGTTTGTACATGAGCCTTTCACCAAGTCAAATTGATAATGAAATGGATGATTTAATTCAAAAGGGATTAGTAAAAATTACGTCAAAAAGCATTGATTTTACGAGTTTGTTTTTAAGTATCGCTGTTTGTTTAGATAATCTTGAGGTTGAAAAATTCCAGAATACTCAGCAAGATTTTTTCTCGCAAATTAGTCAAGATTTAGGCGAAAATTTAACCTTTGAACAAATTAGTTTTTTAAGTCAAACAATTTATGAAGATTTAACTTTAGAACAAGTGCTTGGTTTTTCTCATCAAAAGAACATTAATAACTTTGATGATTTAAGAACTAAAATTAATCAAGAAATTAGTAAAAAACCAAAAGCGTTATTTAAATACAATTGATTAAATAGTTAA
- a CDS encoding Holliday junction resolvase RecU yields MLPLKNKGLFLEEILNLTHNHYLQTNQALVNKIPTNIKMFKKTGDIIHQAVFSPGSNCDYVGIYHGVYLEFEAKETYDSVFKYQNLRKNQINELDQVINHRGLAFVIIYFDIVEKFFLIDWRVLKTHFSKTKKTIPWEWFTQFGHELKLDHHLCLDYLPALNYLINCI; encoded by the coding sequence ATGTTACCACTAAAAAACAAAGGTTTATTTTTAGAAGAGATTTTGAATTTAACCCATAATCATTATTTACAAACTAACCAAGCATTAGTAAATAAAATTCCTACCAATATTAAAATGTTCAAAAAGACAGGAGACATTATTCATCAAGCAGTTTTTAGTCCAGGAAGTAATTGTGATTATGTAGGAATTTATCACGGAGTTTATTTAGAATTTGAAGCTAAAGAAACTTATGATTCGGTTTTTAAATATCAAAATCTGCGCAAGAACCAAATTAACGAACTAGATCAAGTCATTAACCATCGTGGATTAGCTTTTGTGATTATTTATTTTGATATTGTTGAAAAATTTTTTTTAATTGATTGACGAGTTTTAAAAACACACTTTTCAAAAACTAAAAAAACCATTCCCTGAGAATGGTTCACACAATTTGGACATGAATTAAAACTTGATCACCATCTATGCCTTGATTATTTACCAGCACTTAACTATTTAATCAATTGTATTTAA